CGACACCGATGATTGTGCTGGTTTCAGAGGAAAATGGCGGGATGGTGCCGGATATTGGCGAACTGCTGGATTACAACGCCGACAATATACAGCACCGTTTCAAACCGCAGGCGCAGCCGCTGACGCTGTTGATCCCACGGCTGCACCTCTATCTGGCGGGTTAATCCTGTTTCATGCTGCCGACCATCGACTCCGGGCGTACCCAACTGTCAAACTCGGCCTCGGTCAGATAGCCGAGCGCCAGCGCCGAGGCTTTCAGTGTCAGCCCCTCTTTATGGGCCTTTTTGGCAATTTCTGCCGCTTTGTCGTAACCGATATGCGTATTCAGCGCCGTCACCAGCATTAACGACTCATTGAGCAACTGATCGATACGCGCACGATTGGGCTCAATACCCACCGCACAATGCGCGTTGAAGCTCTCCATTCCGTCCGCCAGCAAACGCACCGATTGCAGGAAATTATGGATAATCAGCGGGCGGAACACATTCAGCTCGAAGTTGCCGGATGCGCCGCCAATGTTGATCGCCACATCATTGCCCAGCACCTGGCTGCACAACATGGTCATCGCTTCGCACTGCGTCGGGTTAACTTTGCCCGGCATGATCGAGCTACCGGGTTCGTTTTCCGGAATGGCGATTTCGCCGATGCCGCAGCGCGGACCGGAAGCCAGCCAGCGCACATCGTTAGCGATTTTCATCAGCGATGCCGCCAGCCCTTTTAACGCGCCGTGAGCCTGCACCAGCGCATCACAGGTGGCCAGCGCCTCAAATTTATTGGGCGCGGTGACAAACGGTTGTTGCGTGAAACTCGCCAGCTCTTTCGCCACTCGCTCTGCATATTCCGGGTGCGTATTCAGCCCCGTGCCTACCGCAGTGCCGCCCAGCGCCAGCTCGCTTAAGTGCGGCAAACTTAATTCGATATGCTTCAGGTTGTGTTCCAGCATCGCAACCCAACCGGAGATCTCCTGGCCAAGCGTCAGCGGCGTGGCATCCTGTAAATGAGTGCGGCCGATTTTCACGATATCAGCGAAAGCGCGGGATTTCTCCGCAAGCGTGTTTTTCAGCACCTGCAATTGCGGCAGCAGATGTTCGCGCACGCCAATCACCGCCGCAACATGCATTGCGGTAGGAAAAACGTCATTGGAGCTCTGGCTTTTGTTGACGTCGTCGTTGGGATGAATTTTGCGATCCATACCGCGCACGCCGCCGAGGATCTCGCTGCCGCGATTCGCCAGCACCTCGTTCATGTTCATATTGCTCTGCGTGCCGGAGCCAGTCTGCCAGATGGCGAGCGGAAACTCATCGGGATGTTTCCCCGCCAATACTTCATCTGCCGCCGCGATAATCGCGCGGGCCTTCTCTTCAGGCAACAGC
The Kosakonia oryzae genome window above contains:
- the fumC gene encoding class II fumarate hydratase, encoding MTTHRSEKDSMGAIDVPADKLWGAQTQRSLEHFRISTEKMPVSLIHALALTKRAAAKVNQDLGLLPEEKARAIIAAADEVLAGKHPDEFPLAIWQTGSGTQSNMNMNEVLANRGSEILGGVRGMDRKIHPNDDVNKSQSSNDVFPTAMHVAAVIGVREHLLPQLQVLKNTLAEKSRAFADIVKIGRTHLQDATPLTLGQEISGWVAMLEHNLKHIELSLPHLSELALGGTAVGTGLNTHPEYAERVAKELASFTQQPFVTAPNKFEALATCDALVQAHGALKGLAASLMKIANDVRWLASGPRCGIGEIAIPENEPGSSIMPGKVNPTQCEAMTMLCSQVLGNDVAINIGGASGNFELNVFRPLIIHNFLQSVRLLADGMESFNAHCAVGIEPNRARIDQLLNESLMLVTALNTHIGYDKAAEIAKKAHKEGLTLKASALALGYLTEAEFDSWVRPESMVGSMKQD